One Paraburkholderia flagellata genomic window carries:
- a CDS encoding TAXI family TRAP transporter solute-binding subunit: MLKTILAGVAALIALLFSALAVAAEADAHYRIVTGPERGTYIQIGQDLAKWVAPPAGIDLEVIPSKGSAENVQRMRFEPGVKLALVQSDVYQAYVDMANSGNEEAGTLIRPLRLIMPLYDEEIYFVVRNDSPMKTINEIKDKVISVGLIGSGTAQSATTLYRLMFGQTIPDQNAQHLSNEDALAALIVKKIDVAIVVAGQPAKLFTDMNPELLQQIRFLRVDPNAPETARAKQTYYPATIHVSSYPNWLKEDVPTWTVKAFLVTYDYNLRDTVGNLKRFADSLCENFDNLQEHGHPKWKQVKLELPGLGKGWQYYQPVERRLKACFAHRAAAQTTKAPATAQGPAPAQRADGRPCSDQERLLLLCK, translated from the coding sequence ATGTTGAAAACGATACTAGCGGGAGTGGCGGCGCTGATCGCCTTGCTTTTCTCGGCGCTCGCAGTCGCCGCCGAGGCAGACGCGCACTACCGGATCGTGACTGGCCCAGAGCGCGGCACGTACATTCAGATCGGCCAGGACCTGGCGAAATGGGTAGCGCCGCCGGCGGGCATCGACCTCGAAGTGATTCCCTCGAAAGGCTCGGCGGAAAACGTGCAGCGCATGCGTTTCGAGCCGGGCGTGAAGCTCGCGCTCGTGCAGTCCGACGTCTACCAGGCCTACGTCGACATGGCCAATTCCGGCAACGAAGAGGCCGGCACGCTGATACGGCCGCTGCGGCTCATCATGCCGCTCTATGACGAGGAGATTTACTTTGTTGTGCGTAACGACTCGCCGATGAAGACGATCAACGAGATCAAGGACAAGGTGATCAGCGTCGGCCTGATCGGCAGCGGCACCGCGCAGTCGGCAACGACGCTCTACCGCCTCATGTTCGGCCAGACCATTCCTGATCAGAACGCGCAGCACCTGAGCAACGAAGACGCGCTGGCCGCGCTCATCGTCAAGAAGATCGATGTGGCGATCGTCGTCGCCGGGCAACCCGCCAAGCTCTTTACCGACATGAACCCCGAACTGCTGCAGCAGATCCGCTTCCTGCGCGTCGATCCAAACGCGCCAGAAACGGCGCGCGCGAAGCAAACCTATTATCCCGCGACGATTCACGTTTCGAGCTACCCGAACTGGCTGAAAGAAGACGTGCCGACCTGGACGGTCAAGGCCTTTCTCGTCACGTACGACTACAACCTGCGCGATACGGTCGGCAACCTGAAGCGCTTTGCCGACTCGCTCTGCGAGAACTTCGACAACCTGCAGGAGCACGGCCATCCGAAGTGGAAGCAGGTGAAACTCGAGCTACCCGGCCTCGGCAAAGGCTGGCAATACTATCAGCCCGTCGAGCGACGCCTGAAGGCCTGTTTCGCCCATCGCGCCGCGGCGCAGACCACAAAGGCACCGGCGACGGCGCAAGGCCCCGCACCCGCGCAAAGAGCCGATGGGCGGCCATGCTCGGATCAGGAGCGCTTGCTCCTGCTTTGCAAATAA